In Pseudothermotoga hypogea DSM 11164 = NBRC 106472, the following are encoded in one genomic region:
- the rplU gene encoding 50S ribosomal protein L21, with the protein MYAIIETGGKQYRVTEGDVVAVEKLPQTEGEAVVFDRVVHVSTEQGVKIGQPYVEGCSVKATVLKHEKARKVMSIRYRPKKNVRRRRGHRQWYTLVKIDRIDLGESS; encoded by the coding sequence GTGTACGCCATCATTGAAACCGGTGGAAAACAGTACCGAGTCACTGAAGGTGACGTGGTAGCTGTGGAAAAGCTTCCACAGACGGAAGGTGAAGCGGTTGTCTTTGATCGCGTGGTCCACGTCTCTACCGAACAGGGAGTCAAGATAGGTCAACCCTACGTAGAAGGTTGCAGCGTCAAAGCTACGGTTTTGAAGCACGAGAAAGCCAGGAAGGTCATGTCCATAAGGTATCGGCCGAAGAAGAACGTTCGAAGGAGAAGGGGCCACAGACAGTGGTACACTCTGGTCAAGATCGACAGAATCGATCTTGGTGAAAGCTCGTGA
- a CDS encoding bifunctional folylpolyglutamate synthase/dihydrofolate synthase — MTYLEMLEYIYKERPSGKITLGLERIIELCELLGNPQHSFRSVHVTGTNGKGSVTKLLSNLMIEHGFQTGAYYSPHLSSFKERILVNEEFVPDELYLECFKEVQKFAKQMDQKGEAHKPSFFEFTTAMAFCIFQRTKVETGAIEVGLGGRFDATNVLKSDVAVIVTVGYDHMHILGDTLEKIAFEKAGIIKDSIPTVCGETKPGPVEVIKKVCEEKRSELHLLSRDFIYENMQMKLNENRFDFKGLKNFEGLELTLNGEHQFLNASVALQTFLLFADRMGFEVKEEAVRRALKKTTHPGRFEVAGEKPRYIFDGAHNAPAAASLKRAVNTYLQGERLAGLVGILDDKDKVGVLSQIAPLFERLMITRPVSHRATNPQETYEIARSYNDNVSFEPDPVKALETLKEEGWSTIIITGSLYLVGYVRDYVLDGKLEPEWTIAG; from the coding sequence ATGACTTACCTTGAAATGCTCGAATACATTTACAAAGAAAGGCCTTCGGGTAAAATCACACTGGGACTCGAGAGAATCATAGAGCTATGCGAACTTCTGGGCAATCCACAGCACAGTTTTCGCAGCGTTCACGTCACCGGGACCAACGGTAAGGGCTCAGTGACAAAACTGCTGAGCAATTTGATGATCGAACATGGTTTCCAGACTGGCGCTTACTACTCACCACATTTGTCGAGCTTCAAAGAGAGAATTCTCGTGAACGAAGAATTTGTCCCAGACGAGCTCTATCTGGAATGCTTCAAGGAAGTTCAAAAATTTGCAAAGCAGATGGATCAGAAAGGAGAGGCACACAAACCCAGCTTCTTCGAGTTCACGACCGCGATGGCCTTTTGTATCTTTCAAAGAACGAAGGTCGAAACGGGTGCGATAGAGGTTGGTCTCGGCGGAAGGTTCGATGCGACTAATGTTCTCAAGAGTGACGTGGCCGTCATCGTCACGGTCGGTTACGATCACATGCATATCCTCGGTGACACGCTCGAAAAGATCGCCTTCGAAAAGGCCGGTATCATAAAGGATTCGATCCCAACCGTATGTGGTGAGACCAAACCCGGGCCCGTTGAGGTGATAAAAAAAGTCTGCGAGGAGAAAAGGAGTGAGCTTCATCTTCTCAGCAGGGACTTCATTTATGAGAACATGCAGATGAAGCTCAACGAAAACAGGTTCGATTTCAAAGGTCTGAAAAACTTTGAAGGACTCGAACTCACGCTGAACGGTGAACATCAGTTCTTGAACGCCTCCGTGGCCCTTCAAACGTTCTTGTTGTTCGCAGACCGGATGGGTTTCGAAGTGAAAGAAGAAGCTGTTCGAAGGGCGCTCAAGAAAACAACTCATCCTGGCAGGTTCGAAGTTGCTGGTGAGAAACCAAGGTACATCTTCGACGGCGCACACAACGCACCAGCTGCGGCGAGTTTGAAAAGAGCCGTGAACACGTATTTGCAAGGTGAAAGGTTGGCTGGTCTGGTGGGCATACTGGATGACAAGGATAAAGTTGGTGTCCTTTCACAGATCGCTCCGTTGTTCGAACGGCTCATGATCACTCGACCTGTTTCTCACCGTGCCACCAATCCTCAAGAAACTTACGAGATAGCAAGAAGTTACAACGACAACGTTTCTTTCGAACCCGATCCTGTAAAAGCTTTGGAAACACTAAAAGAAGAGGGCTGGTCGACGATAATAATCACAGGCTCACTGTACTTGGTGGGTTATGTGAGAGACTACGTTCTGGACGGCAAACTGGAGCCGGAGTGGACGATTGCGGGGTGA
- the rpsI gene encoding 30S ribosomal protein S9: protein MPVVNQQAVYHGVGRRKTSVARVYLRPGSGKLIINHKEYSDAEEYFKDAVRARHAMEPLVVTNMVGKFDILITVEGGGLSGQAGAVRLGLARALVQFDENLRPTLREKGMLTRDPRMVERKKYGLKKARRAPQYSKR from the coding sequence ATGCCTGTAGTTAACCAGCAAGCTGTGTATCATGGTGTTGGAAGAAGGAAGACGTCCGTTGCTCGAGTTTATCTGAGGCCTGGCAGCGGAAAGTTGATCATAAACCACAAAGAGTACAGCGATGCCGAAGAATACTTCAAGGATGCTGTGAGAGCACGGCATGCCATGGAACCACTCGTTGTCACGAACATGGTTGGGAAATTCGACATCTTGATTACCGTCGAAGGCGGAGGCCTTTCTGGACAGGCCGGAGCAGTCCGGCTTGGATTGGCGAGGGCACTTGTTCAGTTTGACGAGAATCTGAGACCTACGCTGAGAGAAAAGGGAATGCTCACAAGAGATCCAAGGATGGTCGAAAGGAAAAAGTACGGACTGAAGAAAGCTCGCCGGGCACCGCAGTACTCCAAGAGATGA
- the rplM gene encoding 50S ribosomal protein L13 translates to MARPLPIQKTTIVRNAGGKWYLVDASGKVLGRLATQIAKYLMGKNEPTFFPGVDNGNYVVVINADKVVLTGRKLEQKIYYRHSGYPGGLKMQTAKQLLQTHPERLIYLAVKRMLPKKALGDKYLKRLKVYASDKHPHEAQKPVPIEI, encoded by the coding sequence ATGGCGCGTCCTTTGCCCATACAGAAAACAACGATCGTGAGAAATGCGGGAGGAAAATGGTACCTCGTCGATGCATCGGGTAAGGTTCTGGGTAGACTGGCGACTCAGATAGCCAAGTACTTGATGGGAAAGAACGAACCGACGTTCTTTCCTGGTGTTGACAACGGCAACTATGTGGTGGTCATCAACGCAGACAAGGTCGTGTTGACGGGCCGCAAGCTCGAACAAAAGATCTACTATCGTCACAGTGGCTATCCTGGTGGATTGAAGATGCAGACGGCCAAGCAGTTGCTCCAGACGCATCCTGAAAGGTTGATATACCTGGCGGTCAAGAGAATGCTTCCAAAGAAGGCACTCGGGGACAAGTATTTGAAGAGGCTTAAAGTGTACGCATCAGACAAGCACCCGCACGAGGCCCAGAAACCCGTGCCAATCGAAATATGA
- the dnaG gene encoding DNA primase encodes MVSKDLIEKIKQSVDIVELVSQYVSLQKVGSSYRGLCPFHVEKTPSFFVNPVLKLYHCFGCGASGDAIKFLQEIEHISFQEALERLAKMAGVELKISTGRSEKDLYVEYLTRVFAEYRKQFKQSAAAVEYITRRGFSESESNLYEFGFSPENSRIAQRVARSMSLPDEKASQYGLYKPSNGIDLFEGRLIMPIKDENGKIIAFAGRSLDDREPKYLNSPETKFFSKRSVLFMLDRAKKAIKSLDFAVICEGYFDAIALHRAGVTNAVAVLGTSLTREHVSKLMPLSRNVILAFDNDEAGIRATLRSLKVLVEASFDVAVVKLPEKDPDETYRKRGADYLKKLLSEALPFENYLIEVYERYFDVTTSAGLEKYIGALRGWAEILLRNKRIDRYERLVEAVSQKTRLSTSQVNEMFRLQVTPTTMVSKSTLPTEDDYIVYLYITCEELRDRIDEIDPELFADRTRKLISFLREKKDLSELSPELKQYAFAVLAKIPEGDPWKVFSDLKKRFARKAVERELSQIDSKLAFCRDDEERGLLLKRRLELVSQLRSLGGDQSGT; translated from the coding sequence ATGGTGAGCAAGGACCTGATAGAAAAAATCAAGCAGTCTGTCGACATCGTCGAACTCGTTTCTCAGTACGTATCTCTACAAAAGGTTGGTTCCAGCTACAGGGGGTTGTGCCCGTTTCATGTTGAGAAGACCCCGTCTTTTTTCGTGAACCCGGTGTTGAAGCTCTATCACTGTTTCGGTTGTGGCGCATCCGGTGATGCGATAAAGTTCTTGCAGGAGATAGAGCATATATCCTTTCAGGAGGCACTGGAAAGGCTCGCAAAAATGGCGGGTGTGGAACTGAAGATCTCAACGGGCCGTTCTGAAAAGGATCTGTACGTGGAATACCTGACGAGGGTTTTTGCAGAATACAGGAAACAGTTCAAACAAAGTGCAGCTGCCGTTGAGTACATCACCAGGAGGGGGTTTTCGGAGAGCGAGTCGAATTTGTACGAGTTCGGCTTCAGCCCTGAGAATTCTCGCATCGCACAAAGGGTGGCACGCTCGATGTCTCTGCCGGACGAGAAAGCTTCACAGTACGGGCTTTACAAACCAAGCAACGGGATTGACCTGTTCGAAGGCAGGTTGATAATGCCCATAAAGGACGAAAACGGCAAAATAATCGCCTTCGCCGGTAGAAGTCTGGACGATCGGGAACCGAAGTATCTCAATTCGCCCGAGACGAAGTTTTTCTCGAAGAGAAGTGTTCTGTTCATGCTGGACAGAGCGAAGAAAGCGATCAAGTCACTGGACTTTGCAGTGATTTGCGAAGGTTACTTCGACGCCATAGCGTTACACAGGGCTGGGGTGACGAACGCAGTCGCAGTCCTTGGAACCAGCCTGACGAGGGAACACGTTTCGAAATTGATGCCGCTTTCCAGAAACGTCATCCTGGCTTTTGACAACGATGAAGCTGGTATCAGGGCAACCCTGAGATCACTGAAAGTTCTGGTTGAGGCATCCTTCGATGTTGCGGTGGTGAAATTACCCGAAAAGGATCCGGACGAAACTTACAGAAAGCGAGGAGCGGATTATTTGAAAAAGCTCCTTTCTGAAGCTTTACCCTTTGAGAATTACCTCATCGAGGTCTATGAAAGATATTTCGACGTTACGACAAGCGCAGGTTTGGAAAAATACATCGGCGCCTTGAGGGGTTGGGCGGAGATCCTTTTGAGGAACAAGAGGATAGACAGGTACGAAAGGCTTGTTGAAGCTGTCTCGCAAAAGACAAGGCTATCCACATCGCAGGTGAACGAGATGTTCAGACTTCAAGTCACACCGACGACGATGGTTTCGAAGTCGACGCTCCCAACCGAGGACGATTACATAGTCTATCTGTACATAACTTGTGAGGAACTGAGGGACAGGATCGATGAAATAGATCCGGAACTTTTTGCCGATAGGACCAGAAAACTGATCTCTTTCCTGCGCGAGAAAAAAGATTTGTCGGAGCTGAGCCCCGAACTGAAGCAGTACGCATTTGCAGTCTTGGCGAAGATACCTGAGGGAGATCCATGGAAGGTGTTCAGCGACTTAAAAAAACGCTTCGCAAGAAAAGCGGTTGAAAGGGAATTGTCACAGATTGACAGTAAACTGGCTTTCTGTCGGGACGATGAAGAACGTGGCCTTCTTTTGAAAAGGAGGCTTGAGCTGGTTTCTCAGCTCAGATCACTGGGAGGTGATCAGAGTGGAACTTGA
- a CDS encoding valine--tRNA ligase, with translation MDLGTRYTPEAIERKWYDFWLKKGYFTPTGVGEPFVIVIPPPNITGRIHMGHALNITLQDILVRYKRMKGYDTLWLPGEDHAGIATQNAVERHLASQGLTREELGREKFLEVVWEWARKYRKEIRQQIETLGASVDWTRERFTLDEGLSRAVRKVFVELYRKDLIYRGKYMVNWCPRCKTVLADDEVEHEETQGKLYYVKYPLLDSSDYIVVATTRPETMLGDTAVAVNPKDERYKHLVGEKAILPLVNRVLQIVADEYVDPEFGTGAVKITPAHDPNDFEVAKRHSLPMVDIFDDNAVVNENGGKYRGLDRYKAREAIVADLQAEGYLLKVENITHSVGHCYRCETAVEPRLMDQWFVRMKPLAEKAIEAVETGEVQFVPERWKKVYLHWMYNVRDWCISRQLWWGHRIPVWYCQDCGQTIVEEEEPKNCPKCGSSNLKQDEDVLDTWFSSALWPFSTLGWPDETEDLKRYYPTSVLVTGFDIIFFWVARMIMMGYEFMGEKPFSHVYIHQLIRDKYGRKMSKSLGNGIDPIDMAEKYGTDPVRFTLAILAAQGVDIKLDEKYFDTYKKFANKIWNATRFVLMNLDGFEPLSLDGLDTADKWILSRLQRTVQTVTNGLENYDFNVAAKALYDFFWDEFCDWYIECAKPRLSSDARRIVQNVLVKVLDVSFRLLHPFMPFLSEELWQRLPIAMESIVIAPWPEFEENFLNDEAERSFSTIQQIVKGVRNIRAELNIPAKQAVKLFVVGRMLLNEEALYVKHLAFVEDIIYTERKPQRCATAFISSDLHVYVDVEGMNIEEEIKRLEKNISKLEQDREWLLKKLSDENFLTRAPENAVNEAKQKLSQTEERLKILRQILDDLS, from the coding sequence ATGGATCTTGGTACTCGCTACACTCCCGAAGCGATCGAGAGAAAATGGTACGATTTTTGGCTAAAAAAAGGCTACTTCACTCCAACTGGAGTCGGGGAACCGTTCGTCATAGTCATTCCACCCCCCAACATCACAGGGCGCATCCACATGGGACACGCCCTCAACATAACTTTGCAGGATATCCTCGTTCGCTACAAGAGGATGAAAGGTTACGACACACTCTGGCTTCCCGGGGAAGATCATGCAGGCATAGCCACACAGAACGCCGTTGAGAGACATCTGGCTTCGCAAGGTTTGACTCGTGAAGAACTTGGAAGAGAGAAGTTCCTCGAGGTCGTGTGGGAATGGGCCAGAAAGTACAGAAAAGAGATCAGACAACAGATTGAAACGCTTGGTGCGTCCGTGGATTGGACCAGGGAGAGGTTTACGCTCGATGAGGGCCTTTCGCGCGCGGTTAGAAAGGTGTTCGTCGAGCTCTACAGGAAGGATTTGATATACAGGGGCAAGTACATGGTGAACTGGTGTCCCAGGTGCAAGACGGTGCTCGCAGACGATGAGGTTGAACACGAAGAAACCCAGGGAAAGCTCTACTATGTCAAGTACCCATTGCTGGACTCATCCGATTACATCGTGGTAGCCACAACGCGCCCGGAAACGATGCTCGGCGATACCGCCGTTGCCGTCAATCCGAAAGACGAGAGGTACAAGCATCTGGTCGGGGAAAAAGCCATCTTGCCACTCGTGAACCGGGTTTTGCAGATCGTGGCGGACGAGTACGTTGATCCAGAGTTCGGGACCGGTGCGGTGAAGATCACACCGGCTCACGATCCGAACGATTTCGAAGTTGCGAAACGCCACAGCTTGCCCATGGTAGACATCTTCGATGACAACGCGGTGGTGAACGAGAACGGTGGAAAGTACAGAGGTTTGGACAGGTATAAAGCCAGAGAGGCCATTGTTGCAGACCTGCAAGCCGAAGGTTATCTTTTGAAAGTCGAGAACATCACGCACTCTGTAGGTCATTGCTACAGGTGCGAAACGGCCGTGGAACCAAGGTTGATGGACCAATGGTTCGTCCGCATGAAGCCATTGGCGGAAAAAGCGATAGAAGCCGTTGAAACTGGCGAGGTGCAGTTCGTTCCCGAAAGATGGAAGAAGGTTTATCTGCACTGGATGTACAACGTGAGGGATTGGTGTATAAGTAGACAGTTGTGGTGGGGCCACAGGATACCCGTCTGGTACTGTCAAGATTGCGGGCAAACGATAGTCGAGGAGGAAGAACCGAAGAACTGTCCAAAATGCGGTTCGAGCAATCTGAAGCAGGATGAAGACGTGCTCGACACGTGGTTTTCCTCCGCCCTTTGGCCTTTCTCCACTCTCGGTTGGCCGGATGAAACAGAAGATCTGAAGAGATATTATCCTACCTCGGTTCTTGTGACAGGCTTTGACATCATCTTCTTCTGGGTTGCTCGAATGATCATGATGGGTTATGAGTTCATGGGTGAAAAACCTTTCAGCCACGTTTACATCCATCAACTCATACGCGACAAATATGGACGGAAGATGAGCAAATCCCTTGGCAACGGCATCGATCCGATAGACATGGCCGAGAAGTACGGGACCGATCCAGTCAGGTTCACACTCGCCATCCTTGCCGCTCAGGGAGTCGACATAAAACTGGACGAGAAATACTTCGACACTTACAAGAAGTTCGCAAACAAAATCTGGAACGCAACCAGGTTCGTCCTCATGAACCTCGATGGTTTTGAACCTCTCAGTCTGGACGGGCTCGACACTGCGGACAAATGGATCCTGTCTCGGCTTCAGAGGACAGTTCAGACAGTCACAAACGGCTTGGAAAACTACGATTTCAACGTGGCAGCGAAAGCACTCTATGACTTCTTCTGGGACGAATTCTGCGATTGGTACATAGAATGTGCGAAACCAAGACTTTCTTCGGACGCCAGAAGAATCGTCCAGAACGTGCTCGTCAAGGTGCTCGATGTGAGTTTCAGGTTGCTGCATCCCTTCATGCCTTTCCTGTCGGAGGAACTCTGGCAACGCCTTCCCATCGCTATGGAGTCGATCGTGATCGCACCGTGGCCTGAGTTCGAGGAAAACTTCCTGAACGATGAAGCCGAAAGATCCTTCTCAACCATCCAGCAGATCGTCAAAGGTGTCAGGAACATACGGGCTGAGCTGAACATACCTGCCAAACAGGCCGTAAAACTTTTCGTCGTCGGAAGAATGCTCTTAAATGAGGAAGCACTGTATGTGAAGCATCTTGCATTCGTTGAAGACATCATCTACACAGAAAGGAAACCCCAACGCTGTGCCACAGCCTTTATCTCGAGTGATTTACACGTGTATGTGGACGTAGAAGGTATGAACATCGAAGAAGAGATCAAAAGACTCGAGAAAAACATCTCGAAGCTCGAGCAGGACAGAGAATGGTTGCTGAAGAAGCTTTCGGACGAAAACTTCCTGACACGCGCGCCGGAAAACGCTGTGAACGAAGCAAAGCAAAAGCTGTCGCAAACAGAGGAAAGGTTGAAGATTCTCAGACAGATTCTGGATGATCTATCATGA
- a CDS encoding ribosomal-processing cysteine protease Prp, whose protein sequence is MIKASFASTNGHYVSFSFEGHSGLDVKGKDIVCAAVSTLAQHTARMLEKRCGAIVEKKRARLTVQIPCPSELSDFLVEELHESVEDIRSQYPRNLSVEVKVNEDRHTVVRS, encoded by the coding sequence GTGATAAAGGCGAGCTTTGCCTCGACCAACGGTCATTACGTCTCATTCTCTTTCGAGGGCCACAGTGGACTCGATGTGAAGGGCAAGGACATCGTTTGTGCTGCGGTGAGCACGCTTGCGCAACACACGGCGCGTATGCTCGAGAAACGTTGCGGAGCAATCGTTGAGAAAAAACGTGCTCGACTGACCGTGCAGATACCCTGCCCCAGTGAGCTATCGGATTTTCTGGTCGAAGAGCTTCACGAAAGTGTTGAGGACATCAGGTCACAGTATCCGCGAAACCTGTCTGTGGAGGTGAAGGTCAATGAGGATCGACATACAGTTGTTCGGTCATAG
- the rpmA gene encoding 50S ribosomal protein L27: MRIDIQLFGHRKSGSIGNRDSNPKYLGVKVGDGQVVRAGNILVRQRGTKIHPGENVGCGRDFTLFALKDGIVKFYEKRNRKFVKVVPQQQ; this comes from the coding sequence ATGAGGATCGACATACAGTTGTTCGGTCATAGAAAGAGCGGTTCGATAGGAAACAGAGACAGCAATCCGAAGTACCTCGGTGTGAAAGTCGGCGATGGTCAAGTCGTGAGGGCTGGCAACATACTGGTGAGGCAGAGAGGAACTAAGATACATCCGGGAGAAAACGTGGGCTGCGGCAGGGATTTCACGCTCTTCGCTCTCAAAGATGGGATCGTGAAATTCTACGAGAAAAGGAACAGAAAGTTTGTCAAAGTTGTTCCACAACAACAATGA
- a CDS encoding HD-GYP domain-containing protein translates to MVCTVLKEKDDLTERFEKLCSAEEPLSNNLFITDAFQPDLSPQLVVRKDFVELYDSGKLVARFANDPNAYDSIWTFVKSYVDKEDGKAAFTSYRFARKVVSGILQAMVVLMEVEDKEGFSHSQRVTRLCVEMGKELDLDEKEQALLRESAMLHDVGKIGIEQLMMYTPTRIRIFENMPQDHTVMGAIYLSSIEYLWDVVPAVRSHHERWDGKGYPDGLKQEEIPLFARIIAICDYFDELTHFVTSEWGTGPKTKQEALEMIKVQSGKMFDPKLVEIFLKMMEKKESSDRVEK, encoded by the coding sequence ATGGTGTGCACGGTGCTGAAAGAAAAGGATGATCTGACTGAACGATTCGAAAAGCTCTGTTCTGCGGAGGAACCGTTGTCCAATAATCTGTTCATAACCGATGCGTTTCAACCAGATTTGTCGCCACAGTTGGTCGTGCGAAAAGATTTCGTCGAACTGTACGACTCTGGAAAACTCGTGGCACGATTCGCGAACGACCCAAATGCTTACGATTCGATCTGGACGTTCGTCAAGTCTTACGTGGACAAAGAAGACGGCAAGGCCGCTTTCACAAGCTACAGGTTCGCAAGGAAGGTGGTCAGCGGGATCTTACAGGCGATGGTCGTGTTGATGGAAGTGGAAGATAAGGAGGGTTTCAGCCATTCCCAAAGGGTCACACGCTTGTGTGTGGAGATGGGTAAAGAACTGGACCTGGACGAAAAGGAACAGGCGCTTCTTCGAGAATCAGCAATGCTTCATGATGTTGGCAAGATAGGCATCGAGCAGCTCATGATGTACACGCCAACGCGGATCAGGATCTTCGAAAACATGCCCCAGGATCACACCGTGATGGGGGCGATCTATCTCTCGTCGATCGAGTACCTCTGGGACGTCGTTCCTGCGGTGAGGTCACACCACGAACGGTGGGACGGAAAAGGTTATCCGGATGGACTCAAGCAAGAAGAGATACCGTTGTTTGCAAGGATCATAGCCATCTGTGATTACTTTGACGAACTCACGCACTTCGTGACCTCCGAATGGGGCACAGGTCCAAAGACAAAACAGGAAGCCCTCGAGATGATAAAAGTTCAGAGCGGAAAAATGTTCGATCCGAAGTTGGTTGAAATCTTCCTCAAGATGATGGAAAAAAAAGAATCAAGCGATCGCGTTGAGAAATAG
- the ruvA gene encoding Holliday junction branch migration protein RuvA → MLVAVYGEVEGIKGNVVLLRVTDFVFQIHCDSKTVQSLKAGERVRFHTHLEFNQDGFTLYGFLDEEKLEVFEKITRVSKVGHRTALKILSSVEPDEFVYMIKSGDIERLSQVPGIGRKTAERLVSELKDEEFSITFTMNREYLDAVEALTVLGFSRSEARDAVRRVFKPNMNAEQIVKEALRLLSKKV, encoded by the coding sequence TTGCTTGTCGCAGTCTACGGAGAGGTTGAAGGGATAAAAGGAAACGTCGTGCTGCTGCGTGTGACGGATTTCGTTTTCCAGATCCACTGCGACAGCAAAACAGTACAATCACTCAAGGCTGGTGAAAGAGTCAGATTTCACACACATCTCGAGTTCAATCAGGACGGGTTCACACTCTACGGATTTCTCGACGAAGAGAAACTTGAGGTGTTTGAGAAAATCACCAGGGTCTCAAAAGTGGGTCACAGGACGGCTCTGAAGATTCTGTCTTCGGTTGAGCCTGATGAGTTCGTTTACATGATCAAGAGTGGCGACATCGAAAGACTGTCTCAGGTACCCGGAATCGGTAGAAAGACGGCTGAGAGACTCGTTTCGGAATTGAAAGATGAGGAATTTTCGATCACTTTCACGATGAACAGAGAGTACCTCGATGCAGTTGAGGCTCTAACGGTGCTGGGTTTTTCGAGATCCGAGGCCCGAGATGCGGTGAGAAGAGTTTTTAAACCGAACATGAACGCTGAGCAGATCGTCAAGGAGGCGTTGAGACTGCTCTCTAAGAAGGTGTGA